A window of Acidobacteriota bacterium contains these coding sequences:
- a CDS encoding heavy-metal-associated domain-containing protein: MRVALQKIEGVDSVRVSLNEGIADVRLKEGNEVTIEQVRQIATDSGFTPRGAEVEVAGTIVSHREAGQVAFRVTGQDLIYILVDDPKSEGAVRRLRKRPPEHEIVVSGFVPEERKVNEPRALYLREFERREQRKAAQ, encoded by the coding sequence GTGCGCGTGGCCCTGCAGAAGATCGAAGGAGTCGACTCGGTACGAGTCTCACTCAACGAAGGAATCGCCGACGTCCGGCTGAAGGAAGGCAACGAGGTGACCATTGAACAGGTCCGGCAAATTGCCACCGACAGCGGATTCACGCCCAGGGGGGCGGAGGTCGAGGTCGCCGGAACCATCGTCTCTCACAGGGAAGCCGGTCAGGTCGCCTTTCGAGTGACGGGTCAGGACTTGATCTACATTCTCGTCGACGATCCGAAATCGGAAGGCGCGGTGCGACGGCTGCGGAAGCGTCCGCCCGAGCACGAGATCGTCGTGAGCGGGTTCGTCCCCGAAGAGCGGAAGGTGAACGAGCCGAGGGCGCTTTATCTGAGAGAGTTCGAGCGGAGAGAGCAGAGAAAGGCTGCTCAGTAG
- a CDS encoding heavy metal-responsive transcriptional regulator, which translates to MLRIGELAEVCAVGTKTIRYYESIGLLPPPPRSENGYRRYDGAAVLRLRFITKAKGLGLRLAEIREILSLHDRGESPCDRVLNLTKEKINWVDEQIRALQLFRTDLQQLWHEAQESRAQTRDCVCSLIEDHSIAQEAAYPRQKLN; encoded by the coding sequence ATGCTTCGGATCGGTGAACTGGCAGAAGTGTGCGCAGTGGGAACGAAGACGATACGGTACTACGAGAGTATCGGGCTGCTTCCTCCACCACCGCGCAGCGAAAATGGATACCGACGTTACGACGGCGCGGCAGTCCTGCGTCTGCGGTTCATCACGAAGGCGAAGGGCCTGGGACTCAGGCTCGCCGAGATTCGGGAGATCCTGAGCCTGCACGACCGAGGCGAGTCGCCATGCGATCGCGTTCTGAATCTCACTAAGGAGAAAATCAATTGGGTCGATGAGCAGATCCGGGCTCTCCAGTTATTCCGTACAGACCTGCAGCAGTTGTGGCACGAAGCACAGGAGAGCCGGGCTCAGACCCGCGATTGCGTCTGTAGTCTCATAGAAGATCACTCGATTGCGCAGGAAGCCGCGTACCCGCGTCAAAAACTCAACTAG
- a CDS encoding nuclear transport factor 2 family protein, producing MNSTRSTEEVFEDHLRESQTGSVDDDLGRNYASDAVLLTSFGTFHGHDGVRKAAALLNRQLPDARFRYKVKRTAGEVALLVWDGESDASFVHEGVDSFVIRGGKIQQQTIHYQVKSGRAGT from the coding sequence ATGAATAGCACCCGGAGCACCGAAGAAGTTTTCGAGGACCATCTGCGAGAGTCGCAAACGGGCAGCGTAGACGACGATCTGGGTCGAAACTATGCGAGTGATGCGGTCCTGCTGACGAGCTTCGGAACATTTCACGGGCACGACGGCGTGCGCAAGGCGGCCGCTCTGCTGAACCGTCAGCTTCCAGATGCTCGTTTCCGTTACAAAGTGAAGAGAACGGCGGGAGAGGTCGCGCTGCTGGTATGGGACGGAGAATCGGATGCGTCATTCGTTCACGAGGGCGTCGATTCCTTCGTCATCCGTGGCGGAAAGATCCAACAGCAGACAATACACTACCAGGTGAAATCAGGAAGAGCGGGGACGTGA
- a CDS encoding heavy-metal-associated domain-containing protein, protein MNGKRIAAGVLVLFSAIGLSALTVTQEPQKKRPNEEAKAIPVELVLHVEGMHCGNCAKSLMTVLNNTDGVLAADVVFESKEARIRFDETRISKADLIALVEELGFEGRVKTPKE, encoded by the coding sequence TTGAATGGGAAACGTATCGCCGCGGGAGTTCTGGTTCTCTTCAGCGCCATCGGTTTGTCGGCGTTGACCGTCACGCAGGAGCCGCAGAAGAAGCGACCGAATGAAGAGGCGAAAGCCATTCCGGTTGAGCTGGTGCTGCACGTCGAGGGCATGCACTGCGGGAATTGTGCGAAATCGCTGATGACGGTCCTGAACAATACTGACGGAGTACTGGCGGCTGACGTGGTCTTCGAATCGAAGGAAGCTCGCATTCGCTTCGACGAGACGAGGATCAGCAAAGCGGATCTGATCGCGCTCGTCGAGGAGCTCGGATTCGAGGGTCGTGTAAAAACTCCGAAGGAGTGA